A genomic segment from Psychrobacter arcticus 273-4 encodes:
- a CDS encoding C40 family peptidase, translating to MYILKDAKDAMLNHAAACYPHECCGLLVNRQYIECENIADNDSEFKINPRDVVRAEKLGKIEAIVHSHPNGSTKPSTFDLIQMQHHNVPWIIVAYPEIDIKVHAVKDYKAPLINREYIHGVLDCFSIVRDYYSRELDIQIDNFERQDKWWESVSNADLYVDNFASQGFVQVDSLQRHDVILCRVQPTEHVNHALIYLGDNGSLTSEQSEKVINDHLVLHHPYMRRSRREIYGNVWQQRKAIIVRHKSLM from the coding sequence ATGTATATCTTAAAAGACGCTAAAGACGCAATGCTCAATCATGCCGCTGCTTGCTACCCTCATGAGTGCTGTGGCCTGTTGGTGAATCGTCAGTATATCGAGTGCGAAAACATAGCAGACAATGATAGTGAGTTTAAGATCAACCCTCGTGATGTTGTGCGAGCTGAGAAACTAGGTAAGATTGAAGCTATTGTACATAGTCATCCCAACGGCAGCACCAAACCCAGTACTTTTGATTTAATACAAATGCAACATCATAACGTGCCGTGGATCATCGTCGCTTATCCTGAGATTGACATAAAAGTACATGCTGTCAAAGACTATAAAGCACCTTTAATCAACCGTGAATACATACACGGTGTCTTGGACTGCTTTAGTATCGTGCGTGACTACTATAGCCGTGAGCTTGATATACAGATTGATAACTTTGAGCGTCAAGATAAATGGTGGGAATCAGTTAGCAATGCTGACTTGTACGTTGACAACTTTGCCTCACAAGGATTCGTACAAGTTGATAGTTTACAGCGCCACGATGTTATCTTATGCCGTGTGCAGCCAACTGAGCATGTTAATCATGCGCTGATTTATCTTGGTGACAATGGCAGCTTAACGAGCGAGCAATCAGAAAAAGTCATTAACGATCATTTGGTATTGCATCATCCCTATATGCGTCGCAGTCGTCGTGAAATATACGGCAATGTGTGGCAACAGCGCAAAGCTATCATTGTGCGGCATAAGTCGCTGATGTGA
- a CDS encoding DUF1853 family protein, with translation MSELNAPRPDSLETYATYAPWEAYQRPYVRDLAYVLACPNVLTQWLDVTPHQNTHAISVHSAHFWQQQFEGYQQRLKELDTTNAYQALTRYLLKRPSPNRLGFHFEGLLSFWLKDGFARRLHPYETLANNVQLFNGKQTTGELDLILYNHAENLVEHWELAIKFFMGSAPFAPENWVGINSNDNLQRKMTHMQTKQFCTVWIDTENHGQVSIDKRYGVIKGRFFLPINTKGFDYPTWLTPSFPMHKWCDKYDKLNLAKINIDTLRAAHYIEWFSKRDFYDDRQSPIINSENGILKTGLYFAGDRPIVIYPKLRDGAGDKF, from the coding sequence ATGTCTGAGCTTAACGCGCCACGCCCGGATAGTCTCGAAACTTATGCCACTTATGCGCCTTGGGAAGCTTACCAGCGACCTTACGTGCGTGATTTGGCGTATGTGCTTGCGTGCCCTAATGTTTTGACCCAGTGGCTTGACGTTACGCCCCACCAAAACACTCATGCTATCTCAGTACATAGCGCACACTTTTGGCAACAGCAATTTGAGGGATATCAGCAGCGTTTAAAAGAGCTAGATACCACCAATGCCTATCAGGCGCTAACCCGCTACTTATTAAAACGTCCTAGCCCTAATCGTTTAGGCTTTCACTTTGAAGGCTTACTGTCATTTTGGCTAAAGGATGGCTTTGCTCGCAGGTTGCATCCATACGAGACCCTTGCTAATAATGTGCAGTTATTTAATGGCAAACAAACGACTGGCGAGCTGGATTTAATCTTATATAATCATGCAGAAAATCTGGTTGAGCATTGGGAGCTGGCCATTAAATTTTTTATGGGATCAGCGCCTTTTGCCCCTGAGAACTGGGTTGGCATCAACTCCAATGACAATCTACAGCGTAAAATGACCCATATGCAAACCAAGCAGTTTTGCACCGTATGGATAGATACCGAAAATCATGGACAAGTCAGCATTGATAAGCGCTATGGCGTGATAAAAGGGCGTTTCTTTTTACCGATAAATACCAAGGGCTTTGATTATCCGACTTGGCTCACACCAAGTTTTCCCATGCACAAATGGTGTGATAAATATGACAAGCTCAATCTTGCAAAGATAAACATTGATACATTGCGCGCTGCTCATTATATTGAATGGTTTAGCAAACGCGATTTTTATGATGACCGTCAATCGCCAATTATCAATTCTGAAAACGGTATATTAAAGACCGGTTTATACTTTGCAGGCGATAGACCTATTGTCATTTACCCTAAGCTACGTGACGGAGCGGGAGATAAGTTTTAA
- a CDS encoding DUF4376 domain-containing protein, with amino-acid sequence MFFVIYNTETGNITQTVSAPFYMPEMFVLEEGFAVLEVDKQPNDDKEHIKDGVLVAKPEPIIDPKVTKVLEQDKVWDSIKRKRLSQITNGVLVESVNKTFHTDSMSAIQYSTIAGMAAMGTYQTVNWKVMDNSWVLLTVELLKELQVAISVKTNTNYEVAEQHKAAMLLVDNPLEYDYSTNWV; translated from the coding sequence ATGTTTTTTGTAATTTATAATACAGAAACAGGAAATATCACTCAAACGGTATCAGCACCTTTTTACATGCCTGAAATGTTTGTCTTAGAGGAAGGTTTTGCTGTTTTAGAAGTGGATAAACAACCTAATGATGATAAAGAGCATATAAAAGATGGTGTTTTAGTAGCCAAACCTGAACCAATTATTGACCCTAAAGTTACTAAGGTACTTGAACAAGATAAGGTTTGGGATAGCATAAAACGTAAGCGACTTAGTCAGATAACAAATGGCGTACTGGTTGAGTCAGTAAACAAGACATTCCACACAGATAGTATGTCTGCTATACAGTATTCTACTATCGCAGGTATGGCAGCTATGGGCACATATCAAACTGTTAATTGGAAAGTGATGGACAACTCGTGGGTGCTATTAACCGTTGAATTACTAAAGGAGCTGCAAGTGGCTATCAGTGTTAAAACCAATACAAACTACGAAGTAGCAGAACAACATAAAGCAGCGATGTTATTAGTAGATAATCCGCTTGAATATGATTACTCAACTAATTGGGTATAG
- a CDS encoding N-acetylmuramoyl-L-alanine amidase: protein MTTVVITAGHSNTDPGAVNGNITEAEIATDMRNMVTLYLERKDIDVVTDGNGSDNQTLRNAIKLIKQGKVAIEFHCNAFHLPTSGGVEALAQPKDKVICQKLCEAVSDIMGIPVRGPAGGFKAENSGQHSRLGYVRGGGIILELFFISNPLELATYQAKKWLIARELADVIAEHVGIGCKA, encoded by the coding sequence ATGACTACAGTCGTAATTACAGCAGGTCACAGCAACACAGATCCGGGAGCCGTAAACGGCAACATCACTGAAGCAGAAATCGCAACTGATATGCGAAATATGGTCACGCTTTATCTTGAGCGCAAAGACATCGATGTCGTTACGGACGGCAATGGTAGTGACAATCAAACGCTTCGCAATGCTATCAAGTTGATCAAACAAGGCAAAGTTGCTATCGAGTTTCACTGTAACGCGTTTCACTTGCCGACATCGGGTGGTGTCGAAGCCTTAGCACAGCCAAAAGACAAGGTCATCTGTCAAAAGCTATGCGAAGCAGTCAGTGATATTATGGGTATTCCAGTGCGCGGTCCTGCCGGTGGTTTTAAAGCCGAAAATAGTGGCCAACATTCACGGCTTGGCTACGTGCGCGGCGGTGGCATCATCTTAGAGTTGTTTTTTATCTCTAATCCCCTTGAACTCGCCACCTACCAGGCCAAAAAGTGGCTAATTGCTCGTGAGCTTGCTGATGTCATCGCTGAGCACGTCGGCATTGGCTGCAAAGCTTAA
- a CDS encoding bifunctional folylpolyglutamate synthase/dihydrofolate synthase translates to MSDSLASHSHSSSSPDNRATLTEWLNYMQQIHVSAIDMGLSRVLPVAEALGVIQSAKDDAYVFTVAGTNGKGSTTAVIAQICQAAGYKTALYQSPHLSVFNERVRINGEMVSDEILIAAFSTVENARLQCDLTLSFFEMTTLAALLIFSEADCDVWVLEVGLGGRLDVVNIIDPDMAVITNIAIDHVDWLGDNVEAIGAEKAGILRDGISVIYGAAEMPNSVQQTIDKHQATCYQVGKDFSYRENDSITWQYSNAAVTLQLPRPALSLTNTANALSAVLASPLKVDINAIEQALQTVKLAGRFDYREVHERHWLFDVAHNEQGVEFLLAQLVPLWQQHLAQQNTAQQATGKPATIKMLFSMLGDKDINKVVQRLTTAGLPISDWFIAEIDYPRAATTEHLQGILASYVDDAQIHEFARLQEATHAIINASQPQDLIVVCGSFHTIGEALSALETR, encoded by the coding sequence ATGTCTGATTCTTTAGCGTCTCATAGCCATAGTAGCAGTAGTCCTGATAACCGAGCCACCTTGACCGAATGGCTGAATTATATGCAGCAAATTCATGTCTCGGCGATAGACATGGGACTGTCGCGCGTACTGCCAGTCGCTGAAGCATTGGGAGTGATACAATCAGCCAAAGATGACGCTTATGTATTTACGGTCGCAGGTACCAATGGTAAAGGCTCGACGACTGCAGTTATCGCGCAGATATGCCAAGCCGCAGGGTATAAAACCGCATTATATCAATCGCCGCATCTGAGTGTCTTTAACGAGCGTGTGCGCATCAATGGCGAGATGGTCAGCGATGAAATATTAATTGCCGCATTTAGTACAGTAGAGAACGCACGGTTGCAGTGTGATTTAACGTTGTCATTTTTTGAGATGACGACATTGGCTGCTTTACTCATATTTTCTGAAGCCGATTGTGATGTTTGGGTATTAGAAGTGGGACTGGGGGGTCGCTTAGATGTGGTCAATATCATCGACCCTGATATGGCAGTGATTACCAATATTGCTATCGATCATGTCGACTGGTTGGGTGATAATGTTGAAGCCATCGGTGCGGAAAAAGCAGGTATTTTACGTGATGGTATTAGCGTCATTTACGGTGCTGCAGAGATGCCAAATAGCGTACAGCAAACGATAGATAAGCATCAGGCGACTTGTTATCAAGTCGGTAAAGACTTCAGCTATCGCGAAAATGATTCGATTACATGGCAATATAGTAATGCCGCTGTTACTTTGCAGTTGCCACGACCAGCATTGTCATTGACCAATACTGCCAATGCTTTGTCAGCGGTACTCGCCAGTCCGTTAAAAGTGGATATCAATGCTATTGAGCAAGCGCTACAAACCGTTAAGCTTGCCGGTCGCTTTGATTATCGTGAAGTCCATGAGCGTCACTGGTTATTTGATGTGGCGCATAATGAGCAAGGTGTTGAGTTTCTATTAGCACAGTTAGTGCCGCTTTGGCAGCAGCATTTAGCACAGCAAAATACAGCTCAACAAGCTACAGGCAAACCTGCCACCATTAAAATGCTGTTTTCTATGCTAGGTGATAAAGACATTAATAAAGTGGTACAGCGTTTGACGACAGCAGGATTGCCAATCAGTGATTGGTTTATCGCTGAAATTGATTATCCACGTGCTGCCACTACGGAGCATTTGCAAGGTATCTTAGCGAGCTATGTCGATGATGCTCAGATACATGAGTTTGCGCGTTTGCAAGAAGCCACTCATGCGATTATAAATGCCAGTCAGCCACAAGATTTAATCGTGGTCTGTGGCTCTTTTCATACGATTGGAGAGGCATTGTCTGCACTTGAGACACGATAA
- a CDS encoding tail assembly protein, with the protein MLRRIELHGILAEKFGKSFELDVASPREACTALGYQIDGFKQFMMTAHESGLFFAVFNDDENIGANEIEHNTGASIIRIVPEIVGAGGDVGGWLQVVAGAALVAVGVFVPGMQWAIGAGVGLMIGGAASLLMPTPNIESQDEAGNKASYAFGGAVTTVAQGNPVPILLGRHEIGGFIISISIVNEDT; encoded by the coding sequence ATGTTAAGACGCATTGAGCTACACGGCATACTCGCTGAAAAATTCGGCAAATCATTTGAGTTAGATGTAGCGTCACCCCGCGAAGCTTGCACCGCTTTAGGCTATCAAATCGACGGCTTTAAGCAATTTATGATGACTGCCCACGAAAGCGGTCTTTTTTTTGCGGTATTCAATGACGATGAAAACATCGGCGCTAATGAGATTGAGCATAATACAGGCGCGTCAATTATCCGCATTGTGCCCGAAATTGTGGGCGCTGGTGGTGATGTTGGCGGATGGTTGCAAGTTGTCGCGGGCGCTGCCTTGGTTGCTGTCGGTGTGTTTGTGCCTGGTATGCAGTGGGCTATTGGTGCTGGTGTCGGCCTAATGATTGGCGGCGCCGCAAGTTTACTGATGCCTACGCCAAACATTGAGTCGCAGGACGAGGCAGGCAATAAAGCGAGCTATGCATTTGGGGGTGCCGTGACAACCGTTGCACAAGGCAACCCCGTGCCAATACTGCTAGGTCGGCACGAGATTGGCGGTTTTATTATTAGCATATCGATAGTCAATGAGGACACGTAG
- a CDS encoding phage holin family protein, producing the protein MLDKDPTTYSLLTYLWVFLLALTGGLVAFIRRLNRSRKPLPLTEVFVRLMGELIISGFAGVLTFYLCEYWGFDQLFTAVLVAISGHLGGGAIDRIAKIWDAAIDKTP; encoded by the coding sequence ATGCTCGACAAAGACCCAACAACATACAGCCTATTGACATATTTATGGGTGTTCCTGTTAGCACTCACGGGCGGACTCGTTGCATTTATCAGACGACTTAACCGATCACGTAAGCCACTGCCACTGACAGAAGTATTTGTGCGGTTAATGGGCGAATTAATTATCAGTGGCTTTGCCGGTGTTCTGACGTTTTACCTTTGTGAATACTGGGGATTTGACCAATTGTTTACAGCCGTATTAGTAGCAATCAGCGGTCACTTAGGCGGCGGTGCTATCGATAGGATTGCGAAGATTTGGGATGCCGCAATCGACAAGACACCTTAA
- a CDS encoding LysM peptidoglycan-binding domain-containing protein gives MSFSRQALLGIGMIIGGSVMLYAMVQQIGDTNKSQPASAMIDQPSAQPTSVQPLTTDIETEKRILAQKQKERAARVAEQEKRAQQFLTEQEAAEAQALAKARAESQQYMASSMPSVEDNAKDNAKDDTTDSTNKEATTKILATPTSPVNSASVTNASANNKQKAEQEAKRQAAAKKQAEAQVAAEKLLPKSPSDYQVKRGDGLIKLARQYNMPVEVLAQANNISPSTSLQLGQNITIPSRKQVQRLEREAANGKQAREASRQQEEALAKKSADAKREAQQKLSEARKEVKETDAKGSFGVQVALANDQSKADELAKKFQSAGYRVKTSPTSRGVRVIVGPERGKVAALALKDKINSDPKVNTTSAWVLYWR, from the coding sequence ATGAGTTTTTCGAGACAAGCCTTATTGGGCATTGGGATGATTATCGGTGGTAGCGTGATGCTATACGCCATGGTACAACAGATTGGTGATACCAATAAATCACAGCCAGCGTCGGCAATGATAGATCAACCAAGTGCGCAGCCTACGTCTGTGCAGCCACTGACGACAGATATCGAAACAGAAAAACGTATCTTGGCACAAAAACAAAAAGAGCGAGCTGCTCGCGTGGCAGAGCAAGAAAAGCGTGCCCAGCAGTTCTTAACCGAACAAGAAGCTGCAGAGGCACAAGCATTGGCAAAAGCACGGGCTGAAAGTCAGCAATATATGGCGAGCAGTATGCCTAGTGTTGAAGACAACGCTAAAGACAACGCTAAAGACGATACTACTGACAGTACAAATAAAGAAGCGACAACAAAAATACTTGCAACACCAACGTCTCCTGTTAATTCAGCATCAGTTACCAATGCAAGTGCCAACAATAAGCAAAAGGCAGAGCAAGAAGCCAAAAGACAAGCCGCCGCTAAAAAGCAGGCTGAAGCACAAGTAGCTGCGGAAAAATTGCTACCTAAGTCGCCCTCTGATTATCAAGTCAAAAGAGGGGATGGGCTGATTAAACTGGCACGACAATATAATATGCCGGTAGAGGTCTTGGCTCAAGCCAATAATATCTCACCCTCGACATCGCTACAGCTTGGTCAAAATATCACCATACCATCACGTAAGCAAGTACAGCGCTTAGAGCGTGAAGCCGCTAATGGCAAGCAGGCGCGTGAAGCAAGTCGCCAACAAGAAGAAGCGTTGGCAAAAAAATCGGCGGATGCTAAGCGAGAAGCTCAGCAAAAACTCAGTGAAGCGCGTAAAGAAGTCAAAGAAACTGATGCTAAAGGTAGCTTCGGGGTACAAGTAGCGCTAGCAAACGACCAATCCAAAGCGGATGAGCTGGCAAAAAAATTCCAATCCGCAGGCTATCGGGTCAAGACCAGCCCGACCAGTCGCGGTGTACGGGTGATTGTAGGTCCTGAGCGCGGTAAAGTTGCTGCCTTAGCCTTAAAAGATAAGATTAATAGTGACCCTAAAGTGAACACCACCAGTGCTTGGGTGTTATATTGGCGTTAG
- a CDS encoding host specificity protein J, with amino-acid sequence MSDVITIQGAKAGQGQASRPSIADDTIASISRLKMIIGLSEGEVKGLANGAKSIMLEGTPLEDANGNRNFDGVEWEIRHGTVDQTYIAGMPNASSEIGVGVTVRSDTPWIRSINDTQLSSINVNISFPMLKSVTDKGDVVGVTVDYAIDVQTDGGGYVPVITKSLTAKTSGRYQRTHNVALPEAQSNWQIRIRKITTDGNGETLFNTMQIDSIAEIIDGKFNYPHTAHLYLSFDARTFSSIPKVSVDMLGVYVQVPINYDTDTRTSTGIWNGQFKLGYTTNPAWHYYNLITNDRYGLGDKLQAFMIDKWALEHIARICDEPVDDGKGGTEPRFECNLYLQKSEDAYQVLQHIAGIFRGMSFWNGSQIFVDADTSRDCEYVITRANVIGGQFSKSGSAASDRHTIAQVAWSNPDNTYETEYVMVRNERAIAQQGINVLDLSAVGCTSEGQAYRMGLAALLAEQNRTQTVSFAMGLDGSLPNVGSRIDIADMMFTGANNGGRISSVSADYTVITVDRDNIQATVGDKLVVNLESGKAQTRVITAINGRAITVALAFDPVASQNVWAINSNELPTMPFIVMSVTSDEDGTQYNYTAMQYDPTMYAQIDNGTIIEQRPPVPSNNPYIINAPDAVTLSSRHRVAQAITVTTLEITWSQVKDAVAYDVEWRKDDGDWIKLPRTGNISAEIDGVYSGNYLARVRAVSAFDAISKPTTSMLTAITGKAGTPPTVVGLTATGALFGMELKWSFDTGSDDTAYTEIEVGSAPATNVTLLGQFGYPTNTMTITGLQGNLSQSYRARIVDKLGFASAWSSWVTATTNNSVSDIFDLLTGTEFDTDSPFIDIPAGTVIGGVAIPEGVYLRSTFIQDASIDNAKIKNLDGDKITANTITASKLAANTITADKIATGTITAASGVIGDLAVDTLQIAGNAVTVPLAVYTEASINTSFYSAKFDIQSIVVPDISARKAVHFNFSYTIKSAGEVSALSMSFEVKLDGVVIRKGAVASSYNSTRVYGQCSSSLLLDDTQFGTLTIAVSTSGDGGFIPLDSGSVSNRFISVIITKR; translated from the coding sequence ATGAGCGATGTGATAACAATACAAGGCGCAAAAGCGGGTCAAGGGCAAGCAAGCCGTCCGTCTATTGCTGACGATACCATTGCCTCTATCAGTCGCCTAAAAATGATTATCGGTTTGTCCGAGGGCGAAGTTAAAGGTCTTGCGAATGGTGCCAAAAGCATCATGTTAGAGGGCACACCGCTGGAAGATGCAAACGGCAATCGCAATTTTGACGGCGTAGAGTGGGAAATCCGTCACGGCACGGTTGACCAAACTTATATCGCAGGGATGCCAAACGCATCAAGTGAGATTGGCGTGGGTGTCACGGTGCGTAGTGATACGCCTTGGATACGCAGTATTAACGACACTCAGTTATCCAGTATTAACGTCAATATATCATTTCCGATGCTCAAAAGCGTGACGGACAAAGGCGATGTCGTCGGGGTCACGGTTGACTACGCGATTGACGTACAGACGGATGGCGGCGGCTATGTGCCCGTTATTACTAAGTCACTGACTGCTAAGACCAGCGGTCGTTATCAACGCACTCACAATGTCGCTCTGCCAGAGGCGCAATCCAACTGGCAAATCCGTATCCGTAAAATCACAACGGATGGTAACGGTGAGACACTATTTAACACGATGCAGATTGATAGCATTGCTGAGATAATCGACGGTAAATTTAACTATCCACATACCGCGCATTTGTATCTATCGTTTGATGCCCGCACATTTAGCAGCATCCCAAAAGTCTCTGTCGATATGCTGGGCGTTTATGTGCAAGTGCCTATCAATTATGACACCGATACTCGTACTAGCACGGGTATTTGGAATGGCCAGTTTAAGCTTGGCTATACGACCAACCCCGCTTGGCATTATTACAACTTAATCACCAATGATCGCTATGGTCTTGGTGATAAATTGCAGGCGTTTATGATTGACAAGTGGGCGCTTGAGCATATAGCTCGTATCTGCGATGAGCCAGTAGATGACGGTAAAGGCGGTACTGAGCCACGCTTTGAGTGCAATCTCTATCTACAAAAATCAGAAGATGCTTATCAAGTCTTGCAGCATATCGCGGGAATCTTTCGTGGCATGAGTTTTTGGAACGGCTCTCAGATATTTGTTGATGCTGATACCTCGCGTGATTGCGAGTATGTGATAACTCGCGCTAATGTCATTGGTGGTCAATTTAGCAAGTCAGGTAGTGCAGCTAGTGACAGACATACGATTGCCCAAGTCGCTTGGTCAAATCCCGATAATACTTATGAGACTGAGTACGTGATGGTCCGCAATGAGCGAGCGATAGCGCAACAAGGCATCAACGTCTTAGACTTATCAGCAGTTGGTTGTACTAGCGAGGGACAAGCATATCGCATGGGCTTGGCGGCATTACTCGCTGAGCAAAACAGAACGCAAACGGTCAGCTTTGCAATGGGGCTTGATGGCTCATTACCTAATGTTGGCAGCCGAATTGACATAGCTGACATGATGTTCACTGGTGCCAATAATGGCGGCCGCATCTCGTCTGTAAGCGCGGATTACACGGTTATTACAGTCGATAGGGATAACATTCAAGCGACTGTCGGTGATAAGTTGGTTGTCAATCTGGAGTCCGGCAAAGCGCAAACTCGCGTTATCACTGCTATCAATGGACGCGCTATCACTGTCGCCTTAGCGTTTGACCCAGTCGCTAGTCAAAATGTCTGGGCTATTAATAGCAATGAGCTACCAACGATGCCGTTTATCGTAATGTCAGTGACTAGCGATGAGGACGGTACACAGTATAACTATACGGCGATGCAGTACGATCCAACCATGTATGCTCAGATTGATAATGGCACGATTATTGAGCAGCGCCCGCCCGTACCCAGTAATAATCCTTACATTATCAATGCGCCCGATGCTGTCACGCTTAGTAGTCGTCATCGTGTCGCACAAGCTATCACCGTTACTACGCTAGAGATAACGTGGTCACAAGTCAAAGATGCCGTTGCCTATGATGTTGAATGGCGTAAAGACGATGGCGATTGGATAAAGCTACCACGTACCGGCAATATAAGTGCTGAGATAGATGGCGTTTATAGCGGTAATTATCTGGCGCGTGTGCGTGCGGTTTCTGCTTTTGATGCGATATCAAAACCCACAACTTCGATGTTGACGGCTATCACTGGCAAAGCCGGAACGCCTCCTACTGTGGTTGGTTTAACCGCCACTGGTGCGCTATTTGGCATGGAATTGAAGTGGAGCTTTGATACTGGCTCGGATGATACGGCTTATACTGAGATTGAGGTAGGTTCAGCACCTGCCACTAACGTCACGCTGCTAGGGCAATTTGGCTACCCAACAAATACCATGACAATCACAGGTCTGCAAGGTAACTTGTCACAATCCTATCGCGCTCGTATCGTTGATAAATTAGGCTTTGCATCAGCTTGGTCATCGTGGGTTACTGCTACGACAAATAATAGTGTCTCAGATATATTTGATTTACTAACGGGCACTGAGTTTGATACTGATAGCCCATTTATCGACATCCCTGCCGGGACGGTCATCGGTGGCGTAGCAATCCCCGAAGGCGTTTATCTGCGGTCGACATTTATACAAGACGCCTCTATTGATAACGCCAAAATAAAGAACTTAGATGGCGACAAGATTACAGCTAATACCATCACGGCTAGCAAATTAGCAGCTAATACCATTACAGCTGACAAAATAGCGACTGGTACAATTACAGCAGCAAGTGGCGTGATAGGTGATTTAGCAGTAGATACATTGCAGATTGCAGGTAATGCAGTGACAGTACCGCTTGCTGTTTATACAGAGGCGTCAATAAATACAAGTTTTTACAGTGCTAAGTTTGATATACAAAGTATTGTTGTTCCGGATATAAGCGCCAGAAAAGCTGTTCACTTTAATTTTTCCTATACTATTAAGAGTGCTGGAGAAGTTTCGGCGCTCTCAATGTCTTTTGAGGTTAAGTTGGATGGCGTAGTCATTAGAAAAGGGGCAGTAGCATCGAGTTATAATAGTACTAGAGTTTATGGACAGTGCAGCTCAAGTTTATTACTAGATGATACGCAATTTGGAACCCTAACAATTGCTGTGTCCACGAGCGGTGACGGGGGTTTTATACCTTTAGATTCAGGCTCAGTTTCTAATAGATTTATTAGCGTAATTATAACTAAGAGGTAA
- a CDS encoding DUF2726 domain-containing protein, whose protein sequence is MSFAVIFLILAVGFLGIIALPKLFSNKQTIEPDPQPVRGDELAIWPFAPMPIMTATEVIFFNKLKNALPEYHIFVQVQLSRIIEANSDETSERSFWFNRICRQSVDYVIVDVDARTTLVAIELDDWTHSSKARQKADDKKDKALASAGIAIVRFHAERMPSADMLRYELMQVIESY, encoded by the coding sequence ATGTCATTTGCTGTTATATTTTTAATCTTGGCGGTTGGGTTTTTGGGAATTATTGCTTTACCAAAGCTATTTTCCAATAAACAAACTATTGAACCTGATCCGCAACCTGTGCGCGGCGACGAGTTGGCTATTTGGCCATTTGCGCCAATGCCTATCATGACCGCGACTGAAGTGATATTTTTTAATAAGTTAAAAAATGCGCTGCCTGAATATCATATCTTTGTGCAAGTTCAGCTGTCACGAATTATCGAAGCGAACAGTGATGAGACGTCTGAACGTAGCTTTTGGTTCAATCGAATCTGCCGCCAAAGTGTCGATTATGTGATTGTCGATGTCGATGCTCGGACTACTTTGGTTGCTATTGAGCTTGATGATTGGACACATAGCAGTAAGGCACGACAAAAAGCCGATGACAAAAAAGATAAGGCGCTTGCCAGTGCGGGCATTGCTATCGTGCGTTTTCATGCAGAGCGCATGCCGAGTGCCGATATGCTGAGATATGAGCTGATGCAGGTGATTGAGAGCTATTAA